The Pleurodeles waltl isolate 20211129_DDA chromosome 10, aPleWal1.hap1.20221129, whole genome shotgun sequence sequence aatgttacaaaaatgtaaaaatttaaaaCGTTTGTTAAAACAGTTGGTAAATAAATATTAAACGTTTTATTTTGCTATACTCTTTAACAGGAAATTGCATTTATTTATActtaaactttttaaaatgttttattgcaaTTAAACATTATTTCTCTGGGGTTTAATTTGAAGTCCatgtttccattattttctgtaGAGGGTGTTGCAGAACCAGTGGTTTGTCATGTGTGATGTTGGACTTAATACTGTCTCTTTTAGGCAATATTAAATTACAGTTCTAAATTTGGCCCCAGCCCCTTTTTCAGGGAGGGGTGACATGTAAGACcaaacttttgagtaactttacactcagattttgtgaagtaTCAAATATACAGAAAACCGTAAGTAATTTACATGTGTatattactcacaagtgtaagttacctttgtgtatAGCATAGGTAATGGAAAAAGCATGATGTTCTGCTTCCAGATTGACATTTATGTATCCATCTGTTGTGCCCATTGCTTTGTGTTGTTTGATTTTTTAATGTCCTTTTTTGTACTAATTAGTCTCTTACTACTCAGTTAACACATTTAAACATTCTCAATTATATTCTAAATTGTGTAACCATGTATTTTTTGTCAAAAGGTGGCTACTGAAATGAAACACATCTAAACATTGATATTACATCCACGATGAGTCTACACGACGGTCTACCCGCAAATGCTGATGAATGGACAAAggaacatgtaagaaaatggatgaCTCAGACACTGTCAATGGATGAAAAGTATAGTGAAATTCTTTACAATGAGGAAGTAAATGGTGAATACTTAAAACTTATGGACAGCCCTGATTTGAAACAGATGGGCATACCTCTTGGACCAGCCAAAAAAATTACACAGAAGTTTAAGGAACTACACTCTATAACATGCAAAACTGTAAGTGCAGCTGGCGGACAAGGGTCTGGTGAGAACTTCCAAAACATTAAAGAATCAGAAGTGAAatcaacgaaaaaaaaaaaaaaaaaggctaaacaTTGTGAGACACAAGCTGACTCTTTCACAGGCACTACACAAGACACCACTGATTCTTCTGGGAAAACCGATGTAACAGAGTCCAACCTATGTAAACTGAAAGAGGAAACCTTTGTATCCAAAACTCTTTGCAGTGATCAGCCTCAGATGCCAACCTGCATGCCATATCCTTTCGATGACTTTCATAGCAGCAAACGCTACATAGAGCATCACATAATATTTACACCAGAAACAGGACCACTAAACCATATTGACCCTGTGCACGAGTTCAAACTTTTTACCAACACTTGTAATGCCACAGAAGATGATATCAAGATTAAATTTTGCAATGAAACCTTTAGGTTTGCTGCTGCTTGTATGAATTCACGGACTAATGGAACTATCCATTTTGGGGTTAGGGACAAACCACATGGGGAAATTGTTGGAGTGGAACTTGAGAACAAAGGGTTAATCATCGACTGGTTCAATCAAATGTTAATGTACTATTTTGATGTAAAGTGTGAAAATCAAAGCCAACTTGAGGATGCAAAAAAATGTATTCGTGCACCAAGATTTGTAGAGGTGTTAAAAAAGAATGACATCCCATCAAATAGATTTGTTATAGAAGTAGATGTGGTTCCAAAATACTTCGTAATTCAAGGAAAAACATTCTTTACATGTCAACAGATCCCAAAAGAATCAAAATCAGAATCAAAACGAGAGTACAAAAAAAGTGAAGAAATGTGTTGTTTTGTTCGCGAGGGAGCTAGTTCGAAGGATATTTTTGCAAATATCATGCGAAAAGGAGCAGACTATAAACGATACATTGCTAATCGAGAATCTTTAGATAAATGCCGGAAAAAAGCTGAAGATGAAATaagacaaagtaaaaaaataaaggaagagGAAGGTCTTAAGCTTGTTCGCATGATTACTGGTAATAGAGACAAGCTGGATAACTCTTACTACAAGTGGTATATTTTAGTGTCAAATAAATGCCATCTAAATTTAATATCACACCTGAATTTTTTAAAAGTAATACAGTGGTTTGCTGTTTTTGAATTCGACCCTGAGTctgaaatgaatggtgtttgtaaaTCATACAGAGAAGAAAGAGCAGCAAATCTTCATTTTCCCAGTCAGTTCCAAGATGTTGATGAATCGACCACTGACAAAATAGAAAAACTGAAGCTTTATCAGCAGACCAGTTGGATCTTCTGCAATGGCAGGACAGATCTTGACTCTGAAGATTATAAACCTTTAGAACCAATGTTATGGCGAAAAGAACGGGCTGCAGAGGTCAAAAAGCTTATCTCTTTTTTTTCACGCAAAGATATCATGGAAAGGGGAAGGTTTTTGGTTGTTTTCCTAATGCTATCTGAAATTAATGATCCCATGGATCCTATCATTGACATCTTCCGTGCCTTTTATGAAGAACTCAATGGGACCAATGACATATTGTGCCTTTGTGAAAATGAACAAACTGGCCAAAGGTGGAAAGACCTGCAGTCCAATTACGACATTTCAGAAAGATGTATTTGTAACTTAAGCCTCGAAGAGATAAATGGCACAATCCTGAAATTAAAATCTGTTAGAAAAACATCTCACCGTTTTTTGCCCTCTACTGGCAGTTCTTCATCTCTTCTACAAAGAAAGGATGAAGATGTCATGGCAGCTCTGGAAATTCTCTGTGAAAATGAATGTGAAgacactgaaattgaaaaagatcaAGAACAGTTCTGTGCGTTTAAGAAAACAGAAGAAGAACGTTTCTATAGGGGTGGAAATGTCACCTGGTGGAACTTCTACTTTTCTGCAAAACATCATTCAGTCCCATTCATAAAAAGGGATAGTTATGAGATACTAGAAGACTTAATCATGTCATGGTCTCGgtttgaaaaacaaatgtgtgtCAAAATCATTACTTTGTACCACCATCCCGGCTGTGGGGGCACTACTTTATGCAAGCATTTACTTTGGGATTTAAAAAAGAAATTCCGATGTGCTATCTTAAAAAACCAAACAGCTGACTTTGCTGAAATTGGAAGGCAAATCACACACTTAGCCACCTACAGCTTTAGCAAGCCATCAGATTACTTTCCAGTGCTACTCCTTGTTGATGATTTGGAAGAGGATGAGAACGTCTACATTTTGCAAAACTCAATTCAAGCAGCTGCAGCAGACAAATATATCAGATATGAGAAACCAGTGGTTATCATTCTTAACTGCATGAGATCACAGAATCCTGACTCAAGCTCAAAGAACTATAGCACAAATAGTGTTGCTTTGACTAATGTATTGTCTCAGCAAGAACAACGTGCATTTGCCaacaaattgaaagaaattgaGGTGAATCATCAACGTCCTGAACATTTTTATTCTTTCATGATCATGAAAAGTAATTTTGATAAGCAGTACATACACAAGATGGTACGAAACACGCTGAAAGGTCTGAACAAAGAGAGCAAGGAAGCTAGACTAATTTCTTACCTAG is a genomic window containing:
- the LOC138262072 gene encoding sterile alpha motif domain-containing protein 9-like; the encoded protein is MSLHDGLPANADEWTKEHVRKWMTQTLSMDEKYSEILYNEEVNGEYLKLMDSPDLKQMGIPLGPAKKITQKFKELHSITCKTVSAAGGQGSGENFQNIKESEVKSTKKKKKKAKHCETQADSFTGTTQDTTDSSGKTDVTESNLCKLKEETFVSKTLCSDQPQMPTCMPYPFDDFHSSKRYIEHHIIFTPETGPLNHIDPVHEFKLFTNTCNATEDDIKIKFCNETFRFAAACMNSRTNGTIHFGVRDKPHGEIVGVELENKGLIIDWFNQMLMYYFDVKCENQSQLEDAKKCIRAPRFVEVLKKNDIPSNRFVIEVDVVPKYFVIQGKTFFTCQQIPKESKSESKREYKKSEEMCCFVREGASSKDIFANIMRKGADYKRYIANRESLDKCRKKAEDEIRQSKKIKEEEGLKLVRMITGNRDKLDNSYYKWYILVSNKCHLNLISHLNFLKVIQWFAVFEFDPESEMNGVCKSYREERAANLHFPSQFQDVDESTTDKIEKLKLYQQTSWIFCNGRTDLDSEDYKPLEPMLWRKERAAEVKKLISFFSRKDIMERGRFLVVFLMLSEINDPMDPIIDIFRAFYEELNGTNDILCLCENEQTGQRWKDLQSNYDISERCICNLSLEEINGTILKLKSVRKTSHRFLPSTGSSSSLLQRKDEDVMAALEILCENECEDTEIEKDQEQFCAFKKTEEERFYRGGNVTWWNFYFSAKHHSVPFIKRDSYEILEDLIMSWSRFEKQMCVKIITLYHHPGCGGTTLCKHLLWDLKKKFRCAILKNQTADFAEIGRQITHLATYSFSKPSDYFPVLLLVDDLEEDENVYILQNSIQAAAADKYIRYEKPVVIILNCMRSQNPDSSSKNYSTNSVALTNVLSQQEQRAFANKLKEIEVNHQRPEHFYSFMIMKSNFDKQYIHKMVRNTLKGLNKESKEARLISYLALLNSYVKGSTISLSQCAEFLGITDKKCYWGNESVEDKMDPYYCILISIDVEDYGRYQGLRLIHQLIADQCLEELRLTYHLNKSTIMLQLLEKECMFHKIGIGRDPFLQNLQSMLVTRQRKEHGDDADTLFSPLIEAIQEEEGTSEVENVLVKGTDIFKQNPFITQALARHLYIREKNFSKAIGYAKKAKKIAPDNSFLSDTLGQAYKAQLKCWMDDNVKKTTITGEELKNLLDIAVSASEAFKESQEQTEKKENLRDEWQNQKNKRKYEMYNTAGFLGQIEVCQYIISILELVPCFHKSDSLSTAHMIRYLSGSCDLPRDNNEGSDTAYLEVLKEYHHFLNNLKFNMKKSFDFFDDYFVHFKPRNILRESAEIKIRKKVSDFFKKYTHMFLNCSLLGSKPVNRKNSTVLQIVQYRADLEASKADRFAGLLEYLNGHEKDKNKIEDIVNKYEFLLQQTTDKNISRDKQNFVIANIILNCINPSSNKVCKITVLKKHLREVLGLVGTDHRYSEPYFLASLLFWPSTQQNPLDDDSMLLEKYVYSMKNLFKKHYDHMCRSKQPIAHFYLGKGRELNRFIHKGKIDQVFSNLPARDLYSLWQTGEIWRDKDVEKRLLRLTGRTENDLVYVECGSDEKIKIPVRPVYLGQLRSGRSIEKVSFYLGFSIEGLIAYDIQSI